In Oryza sativa Japonica Group chromosome 1, ASM3414082v1, the genomic stretch TTTTATTTGTTCTTGTTTCCCTTTCCAGTTTTCTTGTTGGCCTCTTCGATGcttgagtatatatatattttatagatctaatgattATTGTGACTAGAAGTGTCAATGCATCTAGCACTCCTAGAGCTAGCGCGGCTGCTAATCTAGCTGCAGATTCATCATTCATCCAAATGACAGTGAGAAGAAGCCATTGTGGGATGCGGTGATATGTTTAGGTGTTAGAGAAGTAGAAAAGTCAGAGCTGAGATACATTGAGTTTTTCAGATGGATATATGTTTATTAGTGGTGCTATTTCTCAACTAGTATACACCTGAATCAACTACAAGAGATTATTAGAAAAGATTGCTACATTGTAATCGCCTTTTTTCTTTCTAATTAAtaattttcttatatatatatatatggacgtatccccgtatctatattttttgaaaaatagtgTATCACCGTATCGATGTATCACGTATCTGTATCCCGTATCTGTGTAACATAGGTGTCAACGTGCTGTGCTCGCGTCGCGTGTGGTGGAGAGGGGTTGGGCTAAGATGTGGAGACGAGTGCGTACCGGCACGGCCGGTCAGCCGCACAGGGTCAGTGCAAAGGAATCGTGGATGTGGCGCACGTGGTGATTTTGATAGGAGGGCAGCGATGGCGATGCCGCGACAAAGGACAAGGGCTCACTTTCGACCGTCGACTTTGGAGCTTCGAGCCTGGTCTCGCAATATGCGTTGGCATAGTCTATACAGACTATTTATTCGTGTTCCAGAGCATAGTAATATAGTACTTTTTTATACATCACCTATTCTCAGTTTGTTTATTATTTCTAGCTCCACAcattttgttttgattttctCAGTTTGTgtcctctcttctcttgtttGATGTGTTCAATTTGTCTTGAACTACACTCTCTCCTAGAATAGATCTtttaataattggctgtagttcTTTTTGAGCCAAGGCTAGAATATTATattctattatcttaaaaaaatacatcaccTATTCTCtccgtacttaaaaaaatacaacctAGGATcctcctagtacaacgaatctggacaatcCTTTCTCTAAATTCGTTATCCTAGGAGAGGCTACATCCTAGGTTATTttattctgggacggagagagtacattaCAAATGTGTactgttgctatattttaagatgatTGAATAATGATTTAATTCATCAACATTTTTAATAATCTTTTTCAAAACGGTTTTTTTCAGCTTTGTAATATCTTACTCAGAATAATTAAATCATAAACTCAAAATTATCCCTCATCCATATCTAAAAACAACAGGATCTAAGTTGACCTAAGGTTTAACTTTGTAAGGTCGTTGAAAAATCTAGAAATGCAAAATTGTTTCCCAGTCTATCACATATGCTCAGCACGAACAGAAGACAACTGAGGCGTGAGCCTACTACTTTGGGATGTAAACAAAACTACTGTACAAAACTATGGAAAAGGCCTTGCGCCAAAAAAGCCCATATCACCATCCAGGCATGTAGCCAGAACGTGGGCTGGCGTACTTCAGATCACACGTACCAAACTAGCATATACTGGGCTGGCGTGCACAGATCAAGGCCCTCCAGTGCAACTTCGGTCGAGACGTAGTCCGCATGCGATACGGACTTACGGGTCCGTGTCCGTTTCGGCTGCCATTGCGCACTCTGCACGGATAGGTCCGTGTCCGTTTCGAAGTGGCTACTCCGCTCCCACGCCCCCTCCACGCTACGCTATAAATATACATGGGTACGTGCTCCCAATAGCACACAACGAACCACGTACCGATCACACGTCGACCGATCAACAACGAAGCATTGGACGCGATGGGCGAGGGCGAGTTCGTCGACGTCGAGCGCGGCGTGGTCGCTGAAGGGGCGTTGGACGACGACGCGTCGCCGATCGAGGAGGTCCGGCTGACGGTTCCGGTCACTGACGACTCGTCCCTTCCGGTGTGGACGTTCCGGATGTGGACACTCGGCCTGCTCTCGTGCGTGCTCATGAGCTTCCTGAACCAGTTCTTCTCCTACCGCACCGAGCCGCTCATCGTCACCCAGATCACCGTGCAGGTGGCCTCGCTGCCTCTGGGCCACATCCTCGCCCGCGTGCTGCCGCGCCGCAAGTTCAAGGCCCCCGCGCTGCTCGGCGGCGGGGAGTGCAGCCTCAACCCGGGGCCCTTCAACATGAAGGAGCACGTGCTCGTCTCCATCTTCGCCAACGCCGGCTGCGCCTTCGGCAGCGGGTCCGCCTACGCCGTCATGATCGTCGACATCATCCGCGCCTTCTACGGGCGGTCCATCTCCCTCTTCCCCGCATGGCTCCTCATCACCACCACGCAGGTGCTCGGCTACGGGTGGGCGGGGCTGATGCGCAGGTACGTGGTGGAGCCGGCGCAAATGTGGTGGCCCGGCACGCTCGTGCAGGTGTCGCTGTTCAGGGCGCTGCACGGGAAGGGGGAAGAGAAGGAGGAGAATaaggagggcagcggcggcgggatgtCTCAGGCCAAGTTCTTCCTGATCGCGCTCGCCTGCAGCTTCCTGTGGTACGCCGTGCCGGGTTACCTGTTCCCGACGCTGACCTCCGTCTCGTGGGTCTGCTGGATCTTCTCCAAGTCCGTCACGGCGCAGCAGCTGGGCTCCGGCATGAAGGGCCTGGGCCTCGGCGCCTTCACCCTCGACTGGACGGCCGTGTCAGCCTTCCTGTACAGCCCGCTGATCTCGCCGTTCTTTGCCACCGCCAACATCTTGGCCGGCTACGTGCTCCTGATGTACGTGGTCGTGCCGGTGTCGTACTGGGGCCTCGACCTGTACAACGCCCGGAGGTTCCCCATCTTCTCGTCGCACCTGTTCACGGCCACCGGCAGCACATACGACATCACGGCCATCGTGAACGACCGCTTCGAGATCGACATGGACGGGTACCATCGGATGGGGCGGATCAACATGAGCACGTTCTTTGCGCTGTCCTACGGGCTCGGCTTCGCGACGATCGCGGCCACCGTCACGCACGTGGCGCTGTTCCACGGGAAGGAGATCTACCGCCGGTTCCGCGCGTCGCAGAGGGACAAGCCCGACGTGCACACGAGGCTGATGAAGAGCTACCGCGACGTGCCGAGCTGGTGGTTCTACGCGATGCTCGCGCTGTCCATGGCCGTCTCGCTCTTGCTCTGCACCGTCCTCAGGTCGGCGGTGCAGCTCCCGTGGTGGGGTCTCCTCTTCGCCTGCGCCATGGCCTTCGTGTTCACGCTGCCGATCAGCATCATCACGGCCACGACCAACCAGACGCCAGGGCTCAACATCATCACCGAGTACGTCATCGGGCTCATGCTTCCGGGCAAGCCCATCGCCAACGTCTGCTTCAAGGCGTACGGCTACATGAGCATGTCGCAGGCCGTGTCCTTCCTGTCCGACTTCAAGCTCGGCCACTACATGAAGATACCCCCCAAGTCCATGTTCCTCGTGAAGTTGGTCGGCACGGTGGTCGCCTCCACGGTCAACCTCGTGGTGGCGTACTGGCTGCTGGGTTCCATCCCCAACATCTGCCAGGACGCGCTCCTCCCGGCGGATAGCCCGTGGACGTGCCCGAACGACCGCGTCTTCTTCGACGCGTCCGTCATCTGGGGCCTCGTCGGGCCGCGCCGCATCTTCGGGCCACTCGGCAACTACGGCGCGCTCAATTGGTTCTTCCTCGCTGGCGCCGTGGGACCCGTCATTGTGTACTTGCTCCACAGGGCGTTCCCCAGCAAGACCTGGATACCGATGATCAACCTGCCGGTGCTCATCGGAGCGACCTCCTACATGCCGCCGGCAACGGCCGTGAACTACAACTCCTGGCTGATCATCGGGATCATCTTCAACTTCTTCGTTTTCCGGTACAGGAAGCTGTGGTGGAAGAGGTACAACTACATCCTCTCGGCTGCGCTCGACGCCGGCGTCGCGTTCATGGCGGTGCTGCTCTACTTCTCGCTGTCGATGGAGAACCGGAGCATCAGCTGGTGGGGTACGGCCGGCGAGCACTGCCCGCTGGCCTCATGCCCTACCGCCAAAGGGATAAACTTGGGCGCTGATAGCGTCTGCCCTGTTGTGTTATAAACTTTTTGTACCGAGGACTGTTGATATGTACTTGCTCGCAATCGCAACACTACTGATAGttcagtgttttttttctccttgcTAGGATCAGGAGAGTTCAGAAGTCACTGAAATTCAGCATGATTCCAGTAGTTAGTTTTACGTTCCTGCATGATCCAAaactctttccttttttttttttttggtttcctCGCTTCTACATATACACGGAATTGAACAGAGATGGATATTCCGAGTCTCTCAAATGAATTTAAGTGACTTTTGAATTTACTTGTGCCGCTGATGAGCGCCGCACCGGCAGTGGCATGAGGCAGCAGCTGTTTGAGCCTAGGCCGTGACCGGCAGAAAAGCCTGCACGTTGTGGGCCGAAACCGCATCAAAGGCTGTGTAATGACTACAATACGAGACGACAAGCCCAATAATGCAAAATACTCCTACACGCGCTAGCATACGGATGTTGCTTTCCGCATCAATTCAGCCGAGAGCCGACGAATTAATTGTTCGTTCACGTGCACTTTTACTCTCTGAGTTtctggtctttttttttttcagcataaTCCGAAAGATTTCTACCCGGGGAGGTGTTTTGGCTTTGACCTGGAATTCTGGAAACTGCGTACTACGCGGTTGGGAAGTAAAGAACTTGGGCCCCCCGAATATAGGAGAAGGGGGGAATCGCGTTTGGCCTATCAAAGATTTCGACTTGGCCGTTAGTCATATTACCGTACAGTATATCTTTCTACCGTGAATAGCTGTTTCATTGCAACGTTATTTGTACGGATCTGGTCTAGCTAACAGATTGTGAGATTTGATCACGCGATGGCtctgatttttctttcttttcattaAAGAGCCCATGGATTGATTTGATATGATCGCTTTGTTCGACCAACCGAGAGTTCACTCTGTGCACGTTGACGTTTTTTCTGCCTCACCCAGAAAGGAATGCAGGAATCACTTCACGGAAGCAGATGACGCAGTATTCAGTGCGCTAGCTCTGTTTCTTCTCCATAGCATTTGAGGCAGGCAGCTGTCTGAATTAAGAAGAGAACCTACATGACCGCAAGGCTACAGATCCGTGATCCCTCGACGAATCTACGATCGCGCTCGCCACATGGGAAAAGTACCTCGCAAACATCGAGCCACATGCATGCTCACATCGCGATACTTTATCAGCCTAGGATGCTAGGacgagcatgcatgcatgctctaGTGTTGCCTTTCCTCCCTTTACAAATGTATACTCGTACTAACTTTTGCCTAGCAACAAAATTCAATAAAATCTGGTGCCATGCATTCACAACTCCTAATCACCAGCAGCTAGCTAATCTGCATTTGTTGCTGCTACTTCCATGTTCCGACGACAGGGGCAACAGCACCAGGAGGTGGAAAATTCAAGTGGCAGAGCTTACACTAAAATTCCTACTTGCATCTAGCTTGTTGTCCCACTATACAAAATAACATGCGTTTGCCTGCCAGCCTAGCAAGAGGTGAAAGGGAACAAGTAATGCGTACGAAGAGTAGAAACGAACGAAACTCACTACAGAAGATTCAAACGCGCGCTTACACGAGACCTCTTACGAGACACACGTAACCTGTGGCGCCCACGCATCATTCTCATATAGGCTTCTCCGGCGTGACGGATATTTCTTTCTCCGGCGGCGAGCCGAGGCCGGACAGGAGGCAGGCGAGCGCGCGCATGACGCCGACCTGCGCACGCAAAGCGGCAATGTAATCGGCCGTCTCGTCCAGCAGCCGCTCCACCGCCATCGCCTCGCCCCCCGGCACCAGCTGCCGCAGCACCGCCACCTTCTCATCcaccatcacctcctcctcctcctcctcctgctctgCTTCTCCCTCCATCGCCTTCCCCTGCTTCGACTCCTCCTGGCCAGCCGACGTCTCTAGCAGTAGCGTCGATGACGAGAGCGCCGCTGTAGCGGGGCCCTTCCGGAGCAGGAGAGCTCGCCGGCCCAGCGCGCGGCCCCACTGCCGCCCGCCCGACGACGACCGCGCcagcccgagctccgccgccgccttgatGCGCCTCCCACGCTCGCGCACGAgctgacgctgccgctgccgctgccgcaccatctcgtcctcctccgcctgcaCGGTCACGACACGGCGGTCCATGGCCAGGCCAGCGAGCCAGTCTTTCTCGGGGTGGGCTGAAGCTGAGGTAGCAAGCTACCGCTACCGCGTGACGAGCGAGCGACCAACTCGCCATGCGTGGCGCGCCTATAAATCGTCTAACGCGCCAGTAAAAGAAGGTGGCGAGAATCTCACGGCGCGCCCGCTCGCGCGCGGGCGCAGCTGAGGTGGACTACACTGTGGTAGCAGCGCGGCGTAAAACGGCGTTTTGTTTTGTCGCGATGGGGAGGAAGTGAACGGCGCGGGGGTGGGGGTGGCAGGCGCATGTGGGCGGGCGTGGGGGGAGTGCAGCGCATCTGGGCGTGGCTTTGGTACGAGCTAGCCTGTAGTCGCGCTCTAGTCAACTTGCTACGTGTAGCGAGAGGGGGTTTCGTGGGGGGCTACCTAGTTGTATAGTAGCCAGTGTGTTGTGGACTTGTGGTACATGGTGGAAGACGATACGTCACATTTTCTCTTCAACATCTGATCTGATATCTCAGCGTTATCATCTTTTCAGTCGTGGTACTCGTATACAGGATATGTACACAGTCTACGCATATTATTAGTGACATGTTCATTAATTGTGTGATAAGGCTAACATGTAGTACGTACGCAGGGTGGGCGTCATGTCGTGTACGGGTAACATGTGCCATGCGACCAGACAAGCCAACATGCATGAAAGCTACTACTACTATAAAAGGATGAGCTGTAAATTACGAAATGTACTGAATAGTAGTAATACGCAGCATTTGTCTTTTCAAATTTCTCCTTTAATTTTGATTTtagttctctctcctcttcttttgtTACTCTTGAACACCTGAGCATAAAAATCTGTACTACATGGGCACTTGGGCAGAGCAAATTGTGTTCTTTTTTCAAGGAAAGATGAGATGCCCAAACGGGCAGAGCCGCGGAAGTGGCATGCATCACGCACGGCGATACGATCTTCGCATATACATGTTGGCTCATGTGCAGCCTTTATTTTCACAGGTCAACCGGTGCTCGGATCATCTGCACGACTGCACGTGACACCAGGTGCGCCTTTGCGTGCATGCGAGTATGTGGCGGCATCCCGTTCCCCCGATGATGCGTTCACGCTCGGTGAGTATAGTAGATTAACGGAGATCATCCGCCACGGCAAACGAAGAAACCGAGTTATCCGTCCACATCCGCGACACCGCCCTGCTCCCGGGTCCCCGTACATGCCGGCTCGGCTGGAATCCGCCCCGGCCACATGGTTTGACGCGAATTTTTAGCTTAAGCCCTCCCATCCCATGACCCATGCACGCCGCTTCGCGCGCGTACGCGGAGAGGACCCGGTCCTGCCCTGCGCGCTCGAGGAGAAAGGGAGGGAGGCGCGCGTCAGGCCGCCACCCGTATGGACGACGTATTACGTGTCCTGTGCCCATAGCTGCCCATGGATCATGGAGGGGGATCGAGCAGCGGAGCAGGAGCAGGTGCAGGCCAGGTTGTACTCTCGATCGACGCCGTCGTGGCGCGCGCGACGGGAGCTCCGGATTCGCAGTACATCGTCCGTCTGGTGAGCCGAGCTAGCTCGCTAGCTAGCTTAGGCATGCACGCACATGTGCGGGCATGTTAGGCTACGCGGGCCGCGGGGTCGCCAGCAGCTGGCGCGCCACGTGCACGCCGGGGGCGCTACACTTGTCCACGCTTTTGCAGCTCTTCTCCTGGCCGGGGTAGAGCAATTATtcctgccaccaccaccagcacgtACCTCCCCTTCTGCGGTGAGCCGACCGGCCAGGCGTGCAGTGCAGCTCATGCTAGAAGCTATCCCACAGTCGCGGGCTCGCGGCAGGCAGTTCATGCAGCCTTTCCTACGGCCATGCGAGCTATAGCGCTGCAGACGGAGATTGGCGTGTTCACCGCATTCCCCATTATTTTTAGAATGCGCACGGTGAAGTATCTCAACTCTGGAGAAAATGCGTCTATCCTGTTTTCAGGTAATGCAGATCTGAACTTCCTCCCAATAAAAGGCTGCAATTTTCAGATAGCCAAATGTTTTATTATTTATAGAAGTATTGAATAGAAATTTTATACTTTTATTTTTAGATTATGTGGTATCCAGTGGATACCCGTCGGGCATGCCCGTGCCCGTCAGGCATGGGCACGGGCATGGGGATTTGCCCGAAAGTCTTGGCGGGCATGGGTCGGCTGCGAGCGTGTGGGTCTCGGGTCGGGCATGGAATCGCTCTGCCCGTGCCCGACCTGATCCAGTGCCATCCCTAGATGGAAACACAATTAGAGTTCAGAATGGTGAGATTACAAATGCCCTAAATATTTATAGatgaactagcatggtggcccgtaCAGATTGCGCggttagcatcattatattttctcccatataatagcatatatgttttcgcaattttattaaaatatattaaaatgacaacataattttaaattttgtactaactttaccaAATTACCAATgagtaatattcatattgtatgtgatagttattaattatttttaataacaaattttagttatttctaaattgtattcctatatggactttagactcgtcttccaatattcattgtttttttaatttcaaatttttattatttgtaaattatatttctatatagacactaggctcttcttccaatattatttatttttaattctaaattttgaaaattcctAATTGTGTttatatgtggactctaaactcatttttcaatatgctttattttttaatttagaattttatTTACTTCTAAactgtattcctatatggactctagattcTTCTTCCcattttttaaatttcaaattttatttatttgtatattgtatttctatatggactataaactctatttttcattttattatttttattccatattttagttaattctaaattcctatatggactctatactcttcttatttctatatgacctctatttttctttttctccaattaatatgagaatttctaggccataagAACGAACGTGGATGCTTTTTTAtattactttaataagttaatagatttatAATCTAGACCACAACATTTATTGCTAATGCATACACACGCAATCATCAATAAACTAGGTaaaaccccgcgcgttgctgtaggagtttagtatgataacaataagtaaAAATTATGCGTAAGATAGCTAGACAACATAAGATTATGTAAGTTAacatggtttatgataatttaaatttaaatagtctATAGATTGATAATTTAATTGTAAAAGTAATGTAATATGACTTTATGAAAGAATAACAGTATTGAGATAGTTTGGACTATATATTAATCatccaaaggctaaaaaaaTTGAGGTGATATAGaataatgagagaagaaaaggagagagataatttggaccatatattaatcatttaagcactaaaaaCAGTTAATGTGATATCGCTTAATGAgataagagagaaataacattaactaagtgaggatgaactatatagatACATAGCATACTATAAAAATaatgaagatatatattgaaatattatgtaacttatgtgggatgatgatttaacatgcttgtattttaaaagctctaaaatttaataaattataaaattatagatactATAGCaggtttgcatgatgtttaaatttaataattattagtggatgatgatgtggaacATATTAATAATtgtatgttaaatattataaaaataatagataTGTTTGTTAATATTGTGAAAATGAGGGGTGATGATTAGATGtacttgcatgttgatttgtataattaaataaattatagataatgTTGTATGCTTACATGAGGTTAACCATAAATAGTACCCTCAGTGGAGAATCATGTTATCCGTTACAATAATACGCAATACTCAAAAGTCTCGAATTATAAGAATCTCCTTGTACCAAGTTTCCATTGTCTTCAATCCACTGACCaccaccaccctgaaaatctGAAAAAGAAATGTTTTAGCCTTGAAAGCCATCATTCAAAGCATGTTGCCACCCTGTGACCGTATTAGTATTCAAAGGGCATATTATCTTCTAGTGATCCTTGTGGAATTGCTtttaggggtgtttagatggggctaaaactttttagcccatgttacatcggatgtttggacactaatttagagtattaaacatagactaataaaaaaactaatttcataaatgagagctaatccacgagacgaattttttaagcctaattaatccataattatcaaaagtttactgtagcatcacattgtcaaaattatggtgtaattagactcaaaagattcgtcttgcgaattAGTCCAATGTTATGAAATGAGTTTTGTAAtcagtgtatgtttaatactctaaattagtgtccaaacattcgatgtgacagagaCTTGGAATAAGTCCATGGAAACCAGACATCACCTTAATCTATAGCAGGCAGGTACTAATCTATAGCAACAGAATCAGAATGAAGCATCGCAAGCCCTGTACTTGGTGCCTATACCCAACACAATTGTTCCACACACTAAATTTCTTAAAGGTGCTGGATTTGCCGGCTTCCCAGCGATTTGGACAGACGGCAGCCAATACGGTGTGCACACGTTGATTCTTAATAGTGATCTGGTGGTTAGGCAGGTTAGTGGTTGTATGGCCCAAATGGTTCTCTGGCCCAACACGGCCTGTTCCTGCCCATCGCCAGTccgggaattttttttatttttaattttttttattaaaagttttacaaaaataattttctattttgaaaattgacggaagt encodes the following:
- the LOC107275370 gene encoding oligopeptide transporter 4, yielding MGEGEFVDVERGVVAEGALDDDASPIEEVRLTVPVTDDSSLPVWTFRMWTLGLLSCVLMSFLNQFFSYRTEPLIVTQITVQVASLPLGHILARVLPRRKFKAPALLGGGECSLNPGPFNMKEHVLVSIFANAGCAFGSGSAYAVMIVDIIRAFYGRSISLFPAWLLITTTQVLGYGWAGLMRRYVVEPAQMWWPGTLVQVSLFRALHGKGEEKEENKEGSGGGMSQAKFFLIALACSFLWYAVPGYLFPTLTSVSWVCWIFSKSVTAQQLGSGMKGLGLGAFTLDWTAVSAFLYSPLISPFFATANILAGYVLLMYVVVPVSYWGLDLYNARRFPIFSSHLFTATGSTYDITAIVNDRFEIDMDGYHRMGRINMSTFFALSYGLGFATIAATVTHVALFHGKEIYRRFRASQRDKPDVHTRLMKSYRDVPSWWFYAMLALSMAVSLLLCTVLRSAVQLPWWGLLFACAMAFVFTLPISIITATTNQTPGLNIITEYVIGLMLPGKPIANVCFKAYGYMSMSQAVSFLSDFKLGHYMKIPPKSMFLVKLVGTVVASTVNLVVAYWLLGSIPNICQDALLPADSPWTCPNDRVFFDASVIWGLVGPRRIFGPLGNYGALNWFFLAGAVGPVIVYLLHRAFPSKTWIPMINLPVLIGATSYMPPATAVNYNSWLIIGIIFNFFVFRYRKLWWKRYNYILSAALDAGVAFMAVLLYFSLSMENRSISWWGTAGEHCPLASCPTAKGINLGADSVCPVVL
- the LOC9266252 gene encoding transcription factor PAR2 — protein: MDRRVVTVQAEEDEMVRQRQRQRQLVRERGRRIKAAAELGLARSSSGGRQWGRALGRRALLLRKGPATAALSSSTLLLETSAGQEESKQGKAMEGEAEQEEEEEEVMVDEKVAVLRQLVPGGEAMAVERLLDETADYIAALRAQVGVMRALACLLSGLGSPPEKEISVTPEKPI